From Acidobacteriota bacterium, the proteins below share one genomic window:
- a CDS encoding Gfo/Idh/MocA family oxidoreductase, giving the protein MVRVAVIGVGHLGQHHARIYSSLHGCRLVGVVDVNRERAKDVAEKYGVKSLDFGDLFGRVDAVSIAVPTIDHFMVASAFLNNDCHILVEKPMAATIEEAQILIDLARRKNRVLFVGHTERFNPVVQEARKKIADPGFIETHRLGTFSRRSTDIDVVLDLMIHDLDIILNMVRDEIESVDSIGVRALTDKIDIANARIRFKRGCVANITASRISKDKVRKIRIFQPESYISIDCAAQEAQYYHLVRGESETPQIKIEDLAVEKDEPLKREIVSFLTSIREGKPAEIPGEDGVMALSLAFRILEGMKG; this is encoded by the coding sequence ATGGTAAGAGTGGCCGTCATCGGAGTAGGGCATCTGGGTCAGCATCACGCGAGGATCTATTCGTCTCTCCATGGCTGCAGGCTCGTCGGCGTAGTGGATGTCAACAGAGAACGGGCGAAAGATGTCGCAGAAAAGTATGGTGTGAAATCCCTGGACTTCGGAGATCTCTTTGGCAGAGTCGATGCCGTCAGCATTGCCGTCCCCACGATCGACCATTTCATGGTAGCTTCGGCATTTCTGAACAACGATTGCCATATCCTCGTGGAGAAGCCGATGGCCGCCACGATTGAGGAGGCGCAGATTCTTATAGATCTGGCCCGAAGGAAAAACAGAGTCCTCTTCGTCGGTCACACGGAACGTTTCAACCCGGTCGTCCAGGAAGCCCGGAAGAAGATCGCGGATCCAGGATTCATTGAGACCCACAGGCTGGGTACTTTTTCTAGAAGGAGCACCGACATCGACGTCGTCCTCGATCTGATGATCCATGACCTTGATATCATCCTGAACATGGTCCGCGACGAGATCGAATCGGTTGACTCCATCGGCGTGAGGGCGCTCACGGATAAGATCGACATCGCCAATGCCCGGATCAGATTCAAGAGAGGATGCGTGGCCAACATCACGGCGAGCAGGATCAGCAAGGATAAAGTGCGAAAGATCAGGATCTTCCAACCGGAGAGCTACATCTCCATAGATTGCGCCGCCCAGGAGGCACAGTATTATCATCTGGTCCGCGGTGAATCTGAAACGCCGCAGATCAAGATTGAAGATCTTGCGGTGGAGAAGGATGAACCCTTGAAGAGAGAGATCGTCTCATTCTTGACCTCCATCAGGGAGGGAAAGCCTGCGGAGATTCCCGGAGAAGATGGGGTGATGGCCCTTTCACTTGCCTTCAGGATCCTCGAAGGGATGAAAGGATAA
- the lpxA gene encoding acyl-ACP--UDP-N-acetylglucosamine O-acyltransferase, translating to MSNTTFIDSRATVSPKAQIASGVSIAPYAVIGDNVKIAENCRIGAHAFIDGDTEIGENCSIFPFSSIGTYPQDLKFKGEKTKLRIGKNNTFREFITVNLGTAGGGGITTIGDSNFFMAYSHIAHDCHIGNGTIFANAATLAGHVEVEDFSTIGAFSGVHQFCRIGKYAFIGGYSVITQDALPYVLTVGNRAKSYGINVIGLQRRGFQKEPIEAIKSAYMTIFRSKMLLKDALAKAESEFGSFEEVRYFCQFIRASRRGVIR from the coding sequence ATGAGCAACACAACGTTCATAGATTCGAGGGCAACAGTCAGTCCAAAAGCGCAGATCGCTTCCGGTGTCTCCATCGCTCCATATGCAGTCATCGGCGACAATGTGAAGATCGCTGAGAATTGTCGGATTGGAGCACACGCATTCATCGATGGAGACACAGAGATCGGGGAAAACTGCAGCATCTTTCCTTTCTCTTCAATCGGAACCTATCCGCAGGATCTTAAGTTCAAAGGAGAGAAGACTAAATTGAGGATCGGAAAGAACAATACTTTCCGGGAGTTCATCACGGTGAATCTGGGGACGGCAGGAGGTGGCGGGATCACAACGATCGGCGATAGCAACTTTTTCATGGCATACAGTCACATCGCCCATGACTGCCACATCGGGAACGGAACGATCTTCGCCAATGCGGCGACCCTCGCCGGTCATGTCGAGGTAGAAGATTTCTCGACCATCGGCGCCTTCTCGGGAGTCCATCAGTTCTGCCGCATCGGAAAATACGCCTTCATCGGAGGATATTCTGTCATCACACAAGATGCCCTTCCCTACGTGCTGACCGTGGGGAACAGGGCAAAATCCTATGGAATCAACGTCATCGGGCTTCAGAGAAGAGGCTTCCAAAAGGAGCCCATCGAGGCGATAAAGAGCGCATATATGACCATCTTCAGATCGAAGATGCTTCTCAAGGATGCTCTGGCGAAAGCGGAGTCTGAGTTCGGAAGTTTCGAGGAGGTCAGATATTTCTGTCAGTTCATCAGGGCCTCCAGACGGGGCGTCATCCGCTGA
- the fabZ gene encoding 3-hydroxyacyl-ACP dehydratase FabZ, whose amino-acid sequence MFDIKQIMSIIPHRYPMLLVDRIIELEENRRIVGIKNVTVNEPFFQGHFPGNPIMPGVLIIEAMAQTGGVLLLHSVQEREKKLIYFMSINNAKFRKPVIPGDTLRLEVEVLNLRSWTCKLKAVAKVDESIVAEAEITSAMVDR is encoded by the coding sequence ATGTTTGATATTAAACAGATTATGTCCATCATTCCGCATAGATATCCCATGCTGCTGGTGGATAGAATCATCGAATTGGAAGAGAACAGAAGGATCGTCGGGATCAAAAACGTGACGGTTAACGAGCCGTTCTTCCAGGGACATTTTCCAGGGAATCCCATCATGCCCGGTGTCCTGATCATAGAAGCCATGGCGCAGACGGGAGGCGTTCTTCTCCTCCATTCCGTTCAGGAGAGGGAAAAGAAGCTCATCTATTTCATGTCCATCAACAATGCCAAGTTCCGCAAGCCCGTCATCCCCGGAGATACTCTCAGGCTGGAGGTTGAAGTCCTGAACCTCCGTTCATGGACATGCAAGCTCAAAGCAGTGGCGAAGGTTGACGAAAGCATAGTAGCCGAGGCTGAGATCACGTCGGCCATGGTCGACAGATAA